From Zingiber officinale cultivar Zhangliang chromosome 5B, Zo_v1.1, whole genome shotgun sequence, the proteins below share one genomic window:
- the LOC121986562 gene encoding L-type lectin-domain containing receptor kinase VIII.1-like: MTTSSTASALILAIILLLVAPLSPGNCASTGEGNTLFFSFGGSGKKRSFATEFALYGNAEMNSSEVRVTRAANESSGLMIYWKPVRFFGTKPGFSSSFSFSVSPFFLSLVSVPLEPANGDWSRSSTSVVAVKFVTAASLVEVDVGGELLTKSSNLSGDGLLLILSRGEKLHSWIDYDGESKRIEVKLYQDKDPKEAAPSISHSIDLSYMLWREASWVGLSSWSGNSSHGSSIYLWNFTEKSKLCTYTIPVYSALMLSSFRHSYD; the protein is encoded by the coding sequence ATGACGACGTCCTCGACCGCTTCCGCTCTCATTCTCGCCATCATCCTTCTACTTGTCGCCCCCTTGTCACCTGGGAACTGCGCATCGACTGGAGAAGGTAACActctcttcttctctttcggTGGGTCGGGGAAAAAGCGGAGCTTCGCCACGGAGTTTGCCCTCTATGGCAATGCTGAGATGAATAGCTCGGAGGTGAGGGTGACGCGTGCGGCGAACGAGAGCTCCGGGCTTATGATTTACTGGAAACCAGTCAGATTCTTCGGCACCAAGCCCgggttctcttcttccttctcgttCTCTGTTTCACCTTTCTTTTTATCTCTGGTCAGCGTTCCCTTGGAACCGGCGAATGGCGACTGGTCTAGGTCATCGACCAGTGTCGTTGCAGTGAAGTTCGTGACGGCAGCAAGCCTCGTCGAAGTCGATGTTGGAGGAGAACTTTTGACAAAAAGCAGTAATCTTTCCGGCGATGGTTTGCTTCTCATCCTCAGCAGAGGAGAAAAATTGCATTCTTGGATTGATTACGACGGAGAATCGAAGAGAATAGAGGTCAAGCTTTACCAGGATAAGGATCCGAAGGAAGCAGCCCCTTCGATCTCTCACTCTATCGATTTGTCTTACATGTTGTGGAGGGAGGCGTCCTGGGTGGGTTTATCTTCCTGGAGTGGCAATTCTAGTCATGGCAGTAGCATATACTTATGGAATTTTACAGAGAAGAGTAAGCTCTGTACTTACACAATTCCAGTTTATTCTGCATTAATGCTTAGCAGCTTCAGGCATTCATATGACTGA